From Prochlorococcus sp. MIT 1223, the proteins below share one genomic window:
- the rplK gene encoding 50S ribosomal protein L11, producing MAKKVVTVIKLALQAGKANPAPPVGPALGQHGVNIMAFCKEYNARTQDKAGFVIPVEISVFEDRSFTFITKTPPASVLITKAAGISKGSGESSKGDVGSISRSQLEEIAKTKLPDLNCSNIESAMKVIEGTARNMGVTIND from the coding sequence ATGGCCAAGAAAGTAGTAACAGTGATCAAGCTTGCCTTACAAGCAGGCAAAGCAAACCCTGCACCTCCTGTAGGCCCTGCACTGGGGCAACACGGTGTAAATATTATGGCGTTTTGTAAGGAATACAATGCGCGCACCCAAGACAAGGCTGGTTTTGTCATTCCTGTAGAAATTTCAGTCTTTGAGGATAGAAGTTTCACTTTTATTACTAAAACCCCTCCAGCATCAGTTCTTATAACCAAAGCCGCAGGAATCAGTAAAGGTTCTGGAGAATCTTCTAAAGGTGACGTTGGTTCAATCAGCCGATCTCAACTAGAAGAAATCGCGAAAACAAAATTACCTGATCTAAATTGCAGTAACATTGAATCAGCGATGAAAGTTATTGAAGGAACTGCTCGTAATATGGGCGTTACCATCAACGATTAA
- the rplA gene encoding 50S ribosomal protein L1 — translation MKNPPKRMALLNAKVEDRAYQPIDAINLVKENANAKFDETIEAHMRLGIDPKYTDQQLRTTVVLPAGSGQKVRIAVITRGEKVAEAKSAGADLAGEEELVESINKGEMNFDLLISTPDMMPKVAKLGRVLGPRGLMPNPKAGTVTTDLANAIKEFKAGKLEFRADRAGIVHVRFGKASFKADALLENLKTLQESIDRNKPSGAKGKYWKSLFITSTMGPSVQVDITALQDITQE, via the coding sequence ATGAAAAACCCTCCTAAAAGAATGGCCCTCCTCAATGCCAAAGTTGAGGATCGAGCTTATCAACCAATTGATGCGATTAATCTTGTAAAAGAAAACGCAAATGCAAAGTTCGATGAAACAATCGAAGCTCATATGAGATTAGGTATTGATCCAAAATATACGGACCAGCAATTACGAACTACAGTTGTACTGCCAGCAGGGAGTGGGCAAAAGGTAAGAATTGCTGTGATTACAAGAGGGGAAAAGGTTGCGGAAGCAAAATCTGCTGGAGCAGATCTAGCTGGAGAAGAAGAGCTTGTGGAATCTATAAATAAGGGTGAAATGAACTTTGATCTACTCATTTCAACTCCAGACATGATGCCAAAAGTAGCAAAACTAGGACGAGTACTTGGTCCTAGAGGACTTATGCCAAATCCAAAGGCAGGTACTGTCACAACTGATCTAGCTAATGCAATAAAAGAGTTTAAAGCAGGTAAATTAGAATTCAGAGCTGATCGAGCAGGCATAGTTCATGTTCGATTTGGAAAAGCAAGTTTTAAAGCAGATGCGCTTCTGGAAAATCTGAAAACCCTTCAGGAAAGTATTGATAGAAATAAGCCCAGTGGCGCTAAGGGTAAGTATTGGAAAAGTCTATTTATAACTTCCACAATGGGACCTTCAGTTCAAGTAGATATCACAGCTCTACAAGACATCACACAAGAATAG
- the rplJ gene encoding 50S ribosomal protein L10 — MGRTLESKKEIVEELKVLLDDAEMALVLDYKGLSIKEISDLRTRLHETSGICKVTKNTLMRKAIDGKSAWSHLDSLLTGTNAFVLIKGDIGGAVKAVQNFQKETQKSQTKGGLFEGKLLSLDEIKAIASLPSKEVLMAQIAGALNGVTTKIAVGINEVPSGLARSLNQHSDNGQS; from the coding sequence ATGGGCCGCACACTGGAGAGCAAAAAAGAGATCGTAGAAGAACTAAAAGTTCTTCTTGACGATGCAGAAATGGCACTAGTGCTTGACTACAAAGGATTATCTATCAAAGAGATCTCTGATCTGCGGACACGTCTGCATGAAACCAGTGGTATCTGCAAGGTGACGAAAAACACCTTGATGCGAAAAGCAATTGATGGAAAATCCGCATGGTCTCATCTTGATTCACTTTTAACTGGAACAAATGCATTTGTTCTAATTAAAGGTGACATAGGAGGAGCAGTGAAGGCTGTTCAGAACTTTCAAAAAGAAACCCAGAAGTCTCAAACTAAAGGAGGACTTTTTGAAGGTAAGCTTCTTTCTCTTGATGAAATAAAAGCAATCGCAAGTCTTCCTTCTAAGGAAGTTCTTATGGCCCAAATTGCAGGTGCATTAAATGGTGTTACAACCAAAATTGCAGTTGGTATCAACGAAGTGCCTTCAGGTCTTGCACGGTCTCTAAATCAGCATTCCGACAATGGTCAAAGCTGA
- the rplL gene encoding 50S ribosomal protein L7/L12: MSTKTDEILESLKSLSLLEASELVKQIEEAFGVSAAASAGVVMAAPGAGGGGESAEAAEEKTEFDVILESFDASAKIKVLKEVRNATGLGLGDAKTLVEAAPKTIKEGMPKADAEALQKAIEAVGGKVTLK; encoded by the coding sequence ATGTCTACCAAAACAGACGAGATTCTTGAATCTCTGAAATCCCTTTCTCTCCTTGAAGCTTCTGAGCTTGTAAAGCAAATAGAAGAAGCCTTTGGTGTATCTGCGGCAGCCTCTGCTGGGGTTGTCATGGCGGCACCTGGAGCAGGTGGCGGCGGTGAATCCGCAGAAGCTGCTGAAGAGAAGACAGAGTTTGATGTCATTCTTGAAAGCTTCGATGCCTCCGCGAAAATCAAAGTACTAAAGGAAGTAAGAAATGCTACCGGTCTTGGCCTTGGAGATGCAAAAACATTAGTGGAAGCTGCTCCAAAAACAATCAAAGAAGGGATGCCTAAAGCTGATGCGGAAGCCTTACAAAAGGCAATAGAAGCAGTCGGTGGAAAAGTAACCTTGAAATAA
- a CDS encoding quinone-dependent dihydroorotate dehydrogenase, with the protein MNQSFTKNVIYTQELYKKFIGPILAKDEGFDAEQLSDIALMALSKASMYRQWPGISLVISQLKRDLQIHNVKLEQQLFGCHFNNPVGLAAGFDKNGIAAGIWDSFGFGFAEIGTVTWHPQPGNQKPRLFRLAQEKGALNRMGFNNKGAKKMGLTIEKQGLKKSNLRPTVLGINLGKSKVTSLEKAPEDYAASLEVLASLADYVVINISSPNTPGLRKLQDSNKLIRLIKKLKTIPLCPPLLVKIAPDLNNSEIDCLAKLASEEGLAGIVAVNTSLNRLGLEKRLISQTGIELGKESGGLSGDPLQGRAIEVLRRLRYNSVDLKLIGVGGISTPKSAWERIAAGASLIQLYTGWIFEGPILVPMILEGLLTQIDRHGFKNISDAIGTEAPWI; encoded by the coding sequence ATGAATCAATCATTCACAAAAAACGTCATCTATACCCAAGAGCTTTACAAAAAATTCATTGGTCCAATACTTGCGAAAGACGAAGGTTTTGATGCCGAACAATTATCTGACATTGCTTTAATGGCTCTAAGTAAAGCCTCAATGTATCGTCAATGGCCAGGAATTTCGTTAGTAATAAGTCAGCTCAAACGTGATTTGCAAATTCATAATGTGAAATTAGAGCAACAACTCTTTGGTTGTCATTTTAATAATCCTGTTGGTCTTGCTGCAGGATTTGATAAAAATGGAATCGCCGCTGGAATATGGGATTCATTTGGTTTTGGGTTTGCAGAAATAGGCACAGTTACTTGGCATCCACAACCAGGAAACCAGAAACCTCGTTTATTTCGCTTGGCACAAGAAAAAGGTGCCCTTAACCGAATGGGGTTTAATAATAAAGGTGCAAAAAAAATGGGCCTTACAATAGAGAAACAAGGTCTTAAAAAAAGTAATTTGAGACCTACTGTTCTGGGCATAAATTTAGGAAAATCTAAAGTCACTAGTCTCGAAAAAGCACCAGAAGATTACGCTGCTTCATTAGAAGTCCTTGCATCACTCGCTGATTATGTTGTAATCAATATAAGTTCTCCTAATACACCAGGGTTAAGAAAACTTCAGGATTCCAATAAACTAATTCGATTAATCAAGAAATTAAAAACGATACCACTCTGCCCACCTTTACTCGTAAAAATAGCTCCTGATCTAAATAATTCAGAGATTGATTGTTTAGCAAAATTAGCAAGTGAAGAAGGTTTAGCAGGGATTGTTGCTGTTAACACAAGTCTCAATAGGCTGGGACTAGAAAAAAGACTAATCTCTCAAACAGGTATTGAACTTGGGAAGGAGTCCGGTGGACTCAGTGGTGATCCTTTACAAGGTAGAGCCATAGAAGTTCTACGTCGTCTACGTTACAACTCAGTAGACTTAAAATTAATAGGTGTTGGAGGCATCAGTACTCCTAAGTCTGCATGGGAAAGAATTGCAGCAGGCGCATCACTAATACAACTTTATACAGGTTGGATTTTTGAAGGGCCTATTTTGGTCCCAATGATTCTAGAGGGACTATTAACTCAGATTGATAGGCATGGGTTCAAGAATATCTCAGATGCCATAGGTACAGAAGCACCTTGGATATAA
- a CDS encoding pyridoxal phosphate-dependent aminotransferase produces MDIKHHSQISNSNSFLHGGNLEQEAKQLGIEPHKLLDASASMVPFSAPKELLNHLIDDIHNERFKTYPDRSHSSLKKQIANWHCIEPEMVLPGNGAAELITWCGRDASINGSSGLPAPCFSDYERAIKCWEGRFTYKPLKMSWDTSQPNSFPLKFETNVVWITNPHNPTGQLWDIKSLIPLLEKHQLVICDEAFLPLVGKGEKHSLIPLIYDYKNLIVIRSLTKLFAIPGLRLGYVISTPERLKEWQEWRDPWPINSFAISAGEVLMKNQILTTKWMTKVQEWISKEGPWLFSKLGSLPGITSYPSSVNFQLIKGDKCLNYLRKSLAYKGILVRDCQSFKNLSSSWLRISLQKKTENKKIYYSIREILKQS; encoded by the coding sequence TTGGATATAAAACATCATTCTCAAATAAGCAATTCGAATAGTTTTCTTCATGGAGGAAATCTAGAGCAAGAAGCAAAACAACTCGGCATTGAACCTCACAAGCTTTTAGATGCAAGTGCTTCAATGGTTCCATTTTCAGCTCCAAAGGAACTACTGAATCACCTAATCGATGATATACATAACGAGAGATTTAAAACCTATCCAGATAGATCGCATTCTTCTTTAAAAAAACAAATTGCAAATTGGCATTGTATTGAGCCAGAAATGGTTCTACCTGGAAATGGCGCAGCAGAACTAATTACTTGGTGTGGTCGGGATGCCTCAATCAATGGCTCAAGCGGACTCCCTGCACCATGTTTCTCAGATTATGAACGAGCAATTAAATGCTGGGAAGGCCGTTTTACTTATAAACCGCTTAAAATGAGTTGGGATACATCTCAGCCCAACTCATTCCCACTCAAGTTCGAAACAAATGTTGTATGGATAACAAATCCTCATAACCCTACTGGACAGTTATGGGATATTAAATCTCTAATTCCGTTATTAGAAAAACATCAACTTGTTATTTGTGATGAAGCATTTCTTCCTTTAGTAGGCAAAGGAGAAAAACATTCTCTAATTCCATTGATTTATGATTACAAAAACCTAATTGTTATTCGCAGCCTAACAAAATTATTTGCTATTCCAGGACTACGACTAGGGTATGTAATTAGCACACCAGAAAGATTAAAAGAATGGCAAGAATGGAGAGATCCTTGGCCAATTAATAGTTTTGCAATTAGTGCAGGGGAAGTATTAATGAAGAATCAAATATTGACAACAAAATGGATGACTAAAGTTCAAGAATGGATAAGCAAGGAAGGTCCATGGTTGTTTTCTAAATTAGGAAGTCTTCCTGGAATAACTTCGTATCCCTCATCAGTGAACTTTCAATTAATTAAGGGTGATAAATGCCTTAATTATTTAAGAAAAAGTCTTGCATACAAAGGTATTCTAGTAAGAGATTGTCAATCCTTTAAGAATCTAAGCTCTAGTTGGCTTAGAATTAGTTTACAGAAAAAGACTGAAAATAAAAAAATCTATTACTCTATTAGAGAGATTTTGAAACAGAGTTAA
- the murG gene encoding undecaprenyldiphospho-muramoylpentapeptide beta-N-acetylglucosaminyltransferase, with the protein MKNLLIAASGTGGHIFPALAIAESLPIGWEIYWLGVTDRLDIDLVPRKYHLKTIRAGGLQGSFLNKIVNSVRLIIAIKSTVTLIKDRKIDVIFTTGGYIAAPTIVAARLCGIKVILHESNAFPGKVTRFMGRFANLIALGFPTADKYLKGCKTIFTGTPVRKDFYVPQQFPAWAPFGLGPLIVILGGSQGAVGLNRMVKLTIKHLLNENCRIVHVTGEIKSDQFRTSNPNYVARSFSKEIASLFQHAELVISRAGAGTISELAICGTPAILVPFPYSSDDHQDFNASCIAEFGGALLIHEHSNSQRVLLKSVLRLLGNKLRNNDQECNNYLANMRQEMRSFSASNSSKKLVQIVVNSVSKSL; encoded by the coding sequence ATGAAGAATCTTTTAATTGCCGCTAGTGGAACTGGCGGGCACATTTTCCCCGCATTGGCTATTGCAGAATCTTTACCTATTGGTTGGGAAATTTATTGGCTTGGTGTTACTGATCGATTAGATATTGATTTAGTTCCTAGAAAATATCATTTAAAAACCATTAGAGCTGGAGGATTACAAGGAAGTTTTCTTAATAAAATTGTCAATTCTGTAAGGTTAATTATTGCGATTAAGTCGACTGTTACGTTGATCAAAGATCGAAAAATTGACGTTATTTTTACTACAGGTGGTTATATAGCAGCTCCAACAATTGTGGCAGCTAGGCTTTGTGGAATAAAAGTAATTCTTCACGAATCCAATGCTTTCCCAGGGAAAGTAACTCGTTTCATGGGTCGTTTTGCCAATTTGATTGCGCTTGGATTTCCTACAGCCGACAAATATTTAAAAGGATGTAAGACGATTTTTACAGGGACCCCAGTTAGAAAAGATTTTTATGTTCCACAGCAATTTCCTGCTTGGGCTCCATTTGGATTAGGTCCATTAATAGTCATTTTGGGAGGAAGCCAGGGAGCAGTTGGTCTAAATCGAATGGTAAAACTTACAATCAAACATTTATTGAATGAAAATTGTCGTATTGTTCATGTAACAGGAGAGATTAAAAGCGATCAATTTCGAACTTCTAATCCTAATTACGTCGCGAGGTCATTTTCTAAAGAAATCGCTAGTTTATTTCAGCATGCTGAGTTGGTAATTAGTAGAGCAGGAGCTGGAACAATTAGTGAGCTTGCCATTTGCGGAACACCAGCAATCTTAGTACCTTTTCCATATTCTTCTGACGATCATCAGGATTTCAATGCTTCTTGTATTGCTGAGTTTGGAGGTGCTTTGCTTATTCATGAACACTCTAATTCACAAAGAGTATTATTAAAATCTGTCTTAAGATTATTGGGCAACAAACTGAGAAATAATGATCAAGAGTGTAACAATTATTTAGCTAATATGAGACAAGAAATGAGGAGTTTTTCTGCAAGTAATTCATCTAAGAAATTAGTTCAAATAGTTGTTAACTCTGTTTCAAAATCTCTCTAA
- a CDS encoding phosphoglycerate kinase, translating into MAKRSLSSLGAEDLCGKRVLVRVDFNVPLNDEGEITDDTRIRAALPTINDLISKGSRVILAAHFGRPKGKVNETMRLTPVATRLGELLGKTVAKTQSCFGEAAQEQVQKMLNGEVLLLENVRFVAGEEKNDSEFAKELGSLADLYVNDAFGAAHRAHASTEGVTKFLSPCVAGYLMEKELQYLQGAIDEPKRPLAAIVGGSKVSSKIGVLESLIDKCDKVLIGGGMIFTFYKARGLSVGKSLVEEDKLELAKELELKAKAKGVQFLLPTDVVLADDFSPEASSQISSIDSIPDGWMGLDIGPDSVSLFQDALTDCKTVIWNGPMGVFEFEKFANGTNSIATTLAELGKQGCCTIIGGGDSVAAVEKAGLAAAMSHISTGGGASLELLEGKSLPGVAALDDQ; encoded by the coding sequence ATGGCAAAGCGTTCCCTGTCTAGTCTTGGAGCAGAGGACCTATGCGGCAAGCGAGTACTTGTTAGGGTTGATTTTAATGTTCCACTTAATGATGAAGGTGAAATAACTGATGACACAAGGATTAGAGCTGCTTTACCAACGATTAACGATCTTATAAGTAAAGGTTCGCGTGTAATTCTGGCCGCTCATTTTGGAAGGCCTAAAGGAAAAGTCAACGAAACAATGCGTTTGACACCAGTTGCTACAAGATTGGGTGAATTACTAGGCAAAACAGTTGCTAAAACTCAAAGTTGTTTTGGTGAAGCAGCTCAAGAACAAGTTCAGAAGATGTTGAATGGAGAAGTTCTTCTTCTTGAAAATGTTCGCTTTGTAGCTGGAGAAGAGAAGAACGATTCAGAGTTTGCAAAAGAATTAGGCTCTCTTGCTGATTTGTACGTTAATGATGCTTTTGGTGCAGCTCACCGTGCCCATGCATCTACAGAGGGGGTGACAAAGTTTTTAAGTCCTTGTGTTGCTGGATATTTAATGGAAAAGGAACTTCAATACTTGCAAGGTGCGATTGATGAGCCAAAGCGACCTTTGGCAGCGATTGTTGGTGGCTCCAAGGTAAGTAGCAAGATAGGAGTTCTTGAATCTCTTATAGATAAATGCGATAAGGTTTTGATAGGTGGAGGTATGATTTTTACCTTTTATAAAGCAAGGGGACTATCTGTTGGAAAGAGTTTGGTAGAGGAAGACAAGCTTGAATTAGCAAAAGAGCTTGAATTGAAAGCAAAAGCAAAAGGCGTTCAATTCCTTTTACCAACTGATGTTGTTCTTGCAGATGATTTCTCACCAGAGGCATCTAGCCAAATTTCTTCAATAGACTCAATTCCAGATGGATGGATGGGCCTAGATATTGGTCCTGATTCAGTAAGTCTTTTTCAAGATGCTTTAACTGATTGCAAAACTGTTATTTGGAATGGTCCTATGGGTGTATTTGAATTTGAAAAGTTTGCAAATGGTACTAATTCAATAGCTACAACATTGGCAGAATTAGGGAAACAAGGTTGCTGTACTATTATTGGAGGAGGAGACTCAGTTGCAGCCGTAGAAAAGGCTGGTCTCGCAGCAGCAATGTCTCATATATCAACTGGTGGGGGAGCAAGCCTTGAGTTGCTGGAGGGAAAATCACTGCCTGGTGTTGCAGCCCTTGATGATCAATAG
- the ylqF gene encoding ribosome biogenesis GTPase YlqF: protein MSAPIIQWYPGHIAKAEKQLSKNLEKVDLIIEVRDARIPLATSHPHLGKWIKGKKHLLVINRRDMISVEAMKKWDKWFRDKNETPWWCDAKSGTGVKQILDASTQAGEELNERRKSRGMLSRPVRALTLGFPNVGKSALINRLVRKKAVASARKAGVTRSLRWVKVGQDLDLLDAPGVLPSKLDDQHAALLLALCDDIGQAAYDTELVAIEFLKILIELELINYSGFSRDVLKERYGVDDKLDRHNVHEWLISAASLHTSSDTSRMAQRLLDDFRKVLLGLISLELP, encoded by the coding sequence ATGAGTGCTCCGATAATTCAATGGTACCCAGGCCACATTGCAAAAGCAGAAAAACAACTCAGTAAAAATCTAGAAAAAGTTGATCTAATTATTGAAGTTCGTGACGCGCGTATCCCATTAGCTACATCTCATCCACACTTAGGGAAATGGATTAAAGGGAAAAAACATCTTCTAGTAATTAATCGCCGAGATATGATCAGTGTTGAAGCAATGAAGAAATGGGATAAATGGTTTAGAGACAAAAACGAAACACCATGGTGGTGTGATGCAAAATCAGGTACTGGTGTAAAACAAATTCTAGATGCCTCTACACAAGCTGGTGAAGAACTAAACGAAAGAAGAAAGTCTAGGGGAATGCTAAGTCGACCTGTTAGAGCTCTTACATTAGGATTCCCGAATGTCGGTAAATCTGCTTTAATTAATAGATTGGTACGCAAAAAAGCTGTCGCAAGTGCTCGCAAAGCTGGTGTTACAAGATCATTGCGATGGGTAAAAGTTGGTCAAGACCTCGACTTACTAGATGCGCCTGGAGTATTGCCATCAAAATTAGATGATCAACATGCCGCTTTATTACTCGCTTTATGCGATGATATTGGACAAGCTGCATATGATACAGAGTTAGTAGCTATTGAATTTTTAAAAATATTAATAGAGCTAGAATTAATTAATTATTCAGGCTTTTCTAGAGATGTATTAAAGGAGCGATATGGAGTAGATGACAAATTAGATAGACACAATGTTCATGAATGGCTCATCTCAGCAGCTTCCCTCCATACTTCTTCAGACACAAGTAGAATGGCTCAAAGGTTATTGGATGACTTTCGGAAAGTGCTACTTGGCCTTATCTCTCTCGAATTACCTTGA
- a CDS encoding RluA family pseudouridine synthase: MIIDSKQQVFGEGDGELLILHYHKPLPMRLDRWLVSQRPEQSRARIQKFIEAGFVRVNEITGKAKTPLRNGDEIQLWMPPPEPLPYLLPEKINLDILFEDDHIIVVNKQTGIAVHPAPGHKDGTLVNGLLHHCKNLPGIGGKLRPGIVHRLDKDTTGCIVIAKTQNALVKLQIQIQKRIASRKYIAIVNGALQDAEGTIIGDIGRHPINRKKYSVVTDGSGRYACTHWKLVERLDDYSLVQFQLDTGRTHQIRVHCAHIGHPILGDPIYSRCRKLPIVLSGQALHAIQLGLVHPVHEQHMVFEAPIPNELERLLKILRVRKVTH, encoded by the coding sequence TTGATAATTGATAGCAAACAACAAGTCTTTGGAGAAGGAGATGGGGAGCTCTTAATACTCCATTATCATAAACCTCTACCTATGCGATTAGATCGCTGGCTTGTAAGTCAACGACCAGAACAAAGTCGTGCACGCATACAAAAGTTTATCGAAGCTGGATTTGTACGTGTTAATGAAATCACAGGAAAAGCAAAAACACCACTGAGGAATGGCGATGAGATCCAGTTATGGATGCCACCTCCCGAACCTCTCCCATACTTACTACCTGAAAAAATAAATTTAGATATACTTTTTGAAGATGACCACATAATAGTTGTCAACAAACAAACAGGAATAGCTGTTCACCCAGCTCCTGGTCATAAGGATGGAACACTAGTTAACGGTTTATTACATCACTGCAAAAACTTACCGGGTATTGGAGGTAAATTGAGACCTGGAATAGTTCATAGACTCGATAAAGATACAACCGGATGCATTGTTATTGCAAAAACGCAGAATGCTCTTGTAAAACTACAAATTCAAATTCAAAAAAGGATTGCATCCAGGAAGTATATAGCCATAGTCAATGGAGCTCTTCAAGATGCAGAAGGAACAATAATTGGAGATATTGGTCGACATCCTATTAATAGGAAAAAGTATTCTGTTGTTACTGATGGATCTGGACGTTATGCATGTACTCACTGGAAATTGGTAGAGCGACTAGATGATTACTCCCTAGTACAGTTCCAACTTGATACAGGGCGTACTCATCAAATTCGAGTACATTGTGCGCATATAGGACATCCAATTCTAGGAGATCCCATTTACAGTAGATGTAGAAAACTTCCTATTGTTTTATCTGGGCAAGCGCTACATGCTATACAACTTGGTCTAGTACATCCTGTTCACGAGCAACATATGGTTTTTGAAGCACCAATACCTAATGAATTGGAACGTCTACTAAAAATTCTAAGGGTTAGAAAAGTAACCCATTAA
- a CDS encoding ABC transporter ATP-binding protein: protein MINSLKDPLKIDNLRIRYPTSMNWTLNGLNLNIRRGERVALIGSSGCGKSTLAKVILQLLPPKCTYEGKVFVGGQSLKDLDKFTLQKFRGESVGLIFQDPMTRLNPLMSIGNHLLDTINSHTKNKDFKYKYDRACQLLDLVGIDPGLFDSYPHEFSGGMRQRLGIALAIAFNPPLVIADEPTTSLDVLIASQIMSELTRLCDELGTAMLLISHDLALAGKWCHRTAILDQGKIVESAPSEILLNQPQSLIGKELVKATKSRQLKRLSTTSRHSIILEAENLRCWYACSGWPWQFKWFKAVDNISFKLLKGETLGIVGASGCGKSTLCRALMGLVPIRGGIVKLSGIKLLDSHHPLLRQKRIAIQMVFQDPLACLNPKMIVSEAIADPFLLHKLCNKSQAKEKVRELLTDVGLTPPELFEKRYPHELSGGQQQRVAIARSISLRPKVLICDESISMLDAEIQVEILSLLKSLQKRLGLAILFVTHDLLLANGFCDRIFVMDNGQIIEEGLSEEIFHNPQSSITKNLINACPKLS from the coding sequence ATGATCAATTCTTTAAAAGACCCTTTGAAAATAGATAATCTTCGTATACGTTATCCAACCAGTATGAACTGGACATTAAATGGACTGAACTTGAATATTCGACGTGGAGAGAGAGTTGCTTTAATTGGGAGTTCAGGCTGTGGGAAAAGCACCTTAGCAAAAGTAATACTCCAATTATTGCCTCCGAAGTGTACATATGAGGGGAAAGTATTTGTGGGTGGACAATCTTTAAAAGATCTAGATAAATTCACATTACAAAAATTTAGGGGAGAGTCTGTTGGATTGATTTTTCAGGATCCAATGACCCGATTGAATCCTTTGATGAGTATTGGGAACCATTTGCTAGATACTATTAATTCACATACAAAAAATAAAGACTTTAAATATAAATATGATAGAGCTTGTCAGTTATTAGATCTTGTTGGTATTGATCCTGGACTTTTTGACTCTTACCCACATGAATTTAGTGGAGGAATGCGCCAACGCCTAGGAATAGCTCTCGCGATTGCATTTAATCCTCCTTTAGTGATTGCTGATGAACCAACTACAAGTTTGGATGTTTTAATTGCAAGTCAAATTATGAGCGAATTGACTCGGCTTTGTGATGAACTTGGTACTGCGATGTTACTGATAAGCCATGATTTAGCTTTAGCGGGGAAATGGTGTCATAGGACAGCGATTCTAGATCAAGGGAAGATTGTTGAAAGTGCTCCTAGTGAAATTTTGTTGAATCAACCTCAATCATTAATCGGGAAAGAACTTGTAAAGGCTACTAAAAGTAGACAATTGAAAAGACTGAGCACTACATCTAGACATAGTATAATCCTGGAGGCCGAAAATCTCAGATGTTGGTATGCTTGTTCTGGTTGGCCTTGGCAGTTTAAATGGTTTAAAGCTGTAGATAATATAAGTTTTAAATTACTTAAGGGAGAAACCCTAGGGATTGTTGGTGCATCGGGTTGTGGAAAAAGTACATTATGCCGAGCTCTTATGGGTTTAGTGCCAATCAGAGGAGGAATTGTCAAACTAAGTGGCATAAAACTTTTGGATTCTCATCATCCTTTATTAAGGCAAAAGCGGATTGCAATTCAAATGGTTTTTCAAGATCCATTAGCCTGCTTAAATCCAAAAATGATAGTCAGCGAAGCAATTGCTGATCCATTTTTGCTTCACAAGCTGTGTAATAAATCACAAGCGAAAGAAAAAGTAAGAGAATTACTTACAGATGTAGGTCTTACACCTCCTGAGTTATTTGAAAAGAGGTATCCCCATGAATTATCTGGAGGCCAGCAACAGCGTGTAGCAATTGCTCGCTCTATTAGCTTGAGACCAAAAGTACTTATCTGCGATGAAAGTATCAGTATGTTAGATGCTGAAATACAAGTAGAAATTTTATCTTTATTGAAGTCTTTACAAAAAAGACTTGGACTTGCAATTCTCTTTGTAACTCACGATCTTTTGTTGGCTAATGGCTTTTGTGACAGGATATTTGTTATGGATAATGGTCAAATTATTGAAGAAGGTCTAAGCGAAGAAATTTTCCATAACCCTCAAAGTTCGATTACAAAAAACTTAATCAATGCTTGTCCAAAACTATCTTAA